The nucleotide window CGATGGCGCACGAGCCCCGCGAGGCGAAATCCACCGGGTAGACCAGGCCCTGCTCGCGCGCCGCATTGTGCACGGCCTCCAGCGGCATGCCGGCCTGCACGGTCAAGGTGCGGTCGACCGCATTGAAATCGATCGCCTGGTTCATGCGTTCCAGGCTGAGCACCAGTTCGCCGTTCGCCGCCACGGCGCCACCGGACAGGCCGGTGCGGCCGCCGGAAGGCACCACCGCGATGCCCTGTGCGTTCGCCCAGCGCAGCACCGCCTGCACCTCCTCCACCGAGCCCGGCAAGGCGATGGCCAACGGCGCGGGGGTCCAGCGCCGGGTCCAGTCGCGGCCGTAATGCTCCAGGTCGGCAGGGTCGGTCTTCAGGCGCAGCGCGGGGGCGGCGTCGAGCAGGGCTTGCAGGCGCGGATCGCTCATTGCACGGGTGGATTTTCGGGGGCGCTCAGGGTGCCAGCGATGCCGTGCGGCGTCCAGCCGACGGCGAGTCGTTTCATGGGCAACCAAGCCGGAAAACCGGCAACCCAGCATTCCATTCCGCGCCGCAGCATGGACGGCGCGCATCTGGCATAGTGGCGACCCCTTTCCATTCCCCGCTGCGACCTTCCGGCAATGTCGAACAAGAAGACCTCGTACCCGAAGCAGGACATCCGCGTACTGTTGCTGGAGGGGGTCAGCCAGACCGCGGTGGAGACATTCCGGGCGGCGGGCTACACGCAGATCGAGTTCCACGAGAAGTCCCTGCCGGAAGACGAGCTGAAGCGCCGCATCGCCGAGGCCCACATCGTCGGCATCCGTTCGCGCACGCACCTGAGCGATGAGGTGCTGGCCCATGCGCGCCGCCTCATCGCGGTGGGCTGCTTCTGCATCGGCACCAACCAGGTGGATCTGGACGCCGCCGAGCTGGCCGGCATCCCGGTCTTCAACGCGCCCTATTCCAACACCCGCAGCGTGGCCGAGCTGGTCATCGCCCAGGCCATCATGCTGATGCGCGGCATTCCGCAGAAGAACGCCCAGTGCCACCGCGGCGGCTGGAGCAAGTCGGCCGCGGGCAGCCACGAGGTGCGCGGCAAGACCCTGGGCATCATCGGCTACGGCCACATCGGCACCCAGGTGGGCGTGCTGGCCGAGGCGCTGGGCATGCACGTGCTGTTCCACGACATCGAGACCAAGCTCTCGCTGGGGAACGCGCGCCCGGCCATCGGCCTGGACGACCTGCTGGCGCAGAGCGACGTGGTGACCCTGCACGTGCCGGAAACGCCGGCCACCCAGGGCATGTTCGGCGCGGCGCAGATCGCCGGCATGAAGCCCGGCGCGCACCTGATCAACGCCTCGCGCGGCACGGTGGTCGATATCGACGCGCTGGCCGCTGCGCTGAAGTCGGGCCAGGTGGGCGGCGCGGCGGTGGACGTGTTCCCGGTCGAACCCAAGGGCAATGCCGAATCGTTCGAATCGCCGCTGCGCGGGCTGGA belongs to Pseudoxanthomonas sp. F37 and includes:
- the serA gene encoding phosphoglycerate dehydrogenase; amino-acid sequence: MSNKKTSYPKQDIRVLLLEGVSQTAVETFRAAGYTQIEFHEKSLPEDELKRRIAEAHIVGIRSRTHLSDEVLAHARRLIAVGCFCIGTNQVDLDAAELAGIPVFNAPYSNTRSVAELVIAQAIMLMRGIPQKNAQCHRGGWSKSAAGSHEVRGKTLGIIGYGHIGTQVGVLAEALGMHVLFHDIETKLSLGNARPAIGLDDLLAQSDVVTLHVPETPATQGMFGAAQIAGMKPGAHLINASRGTVVDIDALAAALKSGQVGGAAVDVFPVEPKGNAESFESPLRGLDNVILTPHVGGSTLEAQDNIGIEVAAKLVRYSDNGSTLSAVNFPEVTLPGHDGSRRILHIHRNVPGVLSQINDIFRDRGINIDGQFLRTDPKVGYVVIDVTADEEQTTSLREAMAAIAGTLRVRVLY